The window AGGTAGCATCGACCTGATCGATGAGTTTCACCTCGTTGCTGCCCGCCGGTAGAAAAATCCGGATCAATTCCACCACTTCATCCCGGGAAAGAATCAGACGCGTATCGCCGCCACCAGCGTCGAACTCGGCCAATTTTTTCCGCAAGAGCGCAAGCAGCAAACTGACCTGATAGGAGAGCTGCCGCCGGGCAACCAGGCGCGGCATGACAGCCTGACTGTCCTCATCCTGCCGGGAACGTAAAAAAGCGTAGCCTTCCGCCTCGTCGAGCATCAGATCCAGACCAAGAACCGCGACGTAATCCCGAACGCTCGCTTGCAAATTCAGCAG of the Desulfovermiculus halophilus DSM 18834 genome contains:
- a CDS encoding DUF4194 domain-containing protein; the encoded protein is MMIVADTNPSHSTKPTHELSSVVVPLLKGVLYQEDNPGLWGSLLNLQASVRDYVAVLGLDLMLDEAEGYAFLRSRQDEDSQAVMPRLVARRQLSYQVSLLLALLRKKLAEFDAGGGDTRLILSRDEVVELIRIFLPAGSNEVKLIDQVDATLNRIAELGFIRRLRGQGQMIEVRRIIKAFVDAQWLADFDQRLAEYRQQLAQPLEGMDG